The genomic segment GAGTCGATCCAGCAATATATCTATGCTAACACACCCACACCATCATTATTCAAAGCAACCATAATGACAAAAAATTGCATATTATTTTGTACGTTTGTCACCTGCTGTTTCAGGCGGGCAGTTCCACTCCAGGAGCCGTGCTGAACAGTGTCTCTCAAACATCAGTTACACCGTCCTCACAGGACATATGCAGGTGAGTGTGGTCATAGGCTGATGCTGTGGGTCACCATGATTGTGTTTGGTGCTTTGCTCATCTATATGTTTGCACATCATATGATTTTATGGAATGAGTTGTGGAATGTCGGTGTCTTTTTTCTATTTATAATCAGAAAATAAACCGACAGAGGATTTTGAACAATGAAAAGAAATGTTTAGCAGAAAACTGAGATTATGATGCATAACATTTAATGAGTTCAAATCCATTAGATTAAAGGCAGCAAAATAGAATAATGCAGTTTCTAAAACATTtggtattaaattataaaatttaattaaagtacaaatacaaataaagcaaTATAATTGATACAAACATTTTGTATTCAATTATAAAATTTCAATCAATTTAAAttacacattcaaaataaataatataatttataaaacatttgtattaaattaagtgtgtgaaattgaatataatttattatgaaacactattataataatattataataatataaattagaaTAGAATAATATCATTTATAAAAGATTTGGTattgaattataaaataaaattatgcatgcaaaatagaataatattatttataattattttattaaattactatttaAGAGTGCAAATTAGAatataatgttttgaaatattttgtattcaattattaaattagaaTAGAATTATGATTTATAAACGTAATTAGGAAAGCAAAACAATATAATTTATGAagaattttattataaaattataaaaaaattaattagaacagagtaatataatttataaaacattttctaaaaaattagaaacaaaatagaacaatataatttgaaatcatttctatttaattgtttgatttaaatgaaatttacGCAAACTGGaagaataatataaattattaatcagtttgtattaaaataattctataatgcaatttttttttttaattttattaaactttCTAAGACTTTTATGTATAAATTTGATGCATACCTCTTAAGGTAtgttaaattatttgaaattacaTCTTGAATGCCACATTTTCTTCCTGgttttatgtattaaaaaaatgaatgaacagTGAATTGTTAGGATAAATGAGGCAAATGAGGGGATAAAATCCACCattcaataaaaattaattattttaattttatttgtccattaagTTTTTTACTCATTAATCATTTCACGCTCTGTTGTGTCTTCTTCATCCCTTTTGTTTTTAtacgtctgtgtgtgtatgtgttgtgcAGCTCTAGTGGTCGAGCTAAACTTGAAGTAGATGGCTCAGAGCAGACTACACCTGTCATGCCCATAAACCCTACCTCCGACTCCGCCCCCACGGCAAAACGGCAAGTCAAACGCCGTATCCGTCGGCGACGGGAGAGCACCGGAAACGTTGGGTGTGCAACAGAGTGTGTGGACCAACCGAGACATTTACGGTTGcataagcaaacacacacacactctgactcCTCCTCAGAGGACGAGCAACGCTGCCGAGAAGCTCGCTCCTGGAGCCGCCAGAAAGCACGACGGAGACGCAGTGGCAGCCGACACATGCAAGCACGTTCCCGTGGGGAACGGGACACCACTAAACTCATGTCTGTAAACTCAGATGAGGAACAGAAAGAGAACCAGCCACCACTGTGCAAGCGCCCCAACACCAGGGCCCATAAAAAGATGTCAAAATGGGAGGAGCGTGGGGGCCAAAACCAGGCAGCCAATCACAGAAAAGGGAATGAGCTTGGTAATAATAGGACCGCCAATGAGGAGGAAGAGCCTATTACAAAGACGTATGAGGAAAGAGGTTCAGGAGATCAAAATATGTCTGTCCCATCCCCTTGTAAATGCACTATTCCTATCAATCAAAATGGTGCCACGCAACAAGCATGCACTGATGATGAGCTAGAGGTGTGCAGGTGAGAGAGCGTGATAGAGATGGATGAGCGCGAAAGGTTAAATGAACGAGCAGCTGATGGGGTTTTGTTTGTGCAGGATCTGTCACTGTGAAGGTGACGAGGAGTGTCCGCTCATCACCCCTTGCCATTGCACAGGAAGTTTGCGTTTTGTGCACCAGGGCTGCCTGCACCAGTGGATCAGGAGCTCCGACACACGCTGCTGTGAGCTGTGCAAATATGACTTCATCATGGAGACACACCTCAAGCCTTTGCGCAAGGTAACACACACATCTCTGAACAGCTCAGATCCTGTTTTATTAAACATCAGTGGcagcagcatatatatatatatatatatatatatatatatatatatatatatatatattcaccctaaaaatgaaaattttgtcatcatgtactcaccctcacgtcgttccaaacctgtaaatgtttctttcttatgttgaacataaaagaagatattctgaagaatgctggtaatcaaactgttaatggtccccactgactttcatagtatttcTTTCCCTTCTATTGAAGTCTAAGGAAAGtcaacaactgtttggttcttcaaaatatcttcttttgtgtttagcatAGAAAGAAACTGGcccattattaaaaaatacaggtttgtaacaacatgagggtgagtaaatgatgacatcatttacatttttaaggtgaactattcatttaagcaGCAGCtattttcaacatcgataataacaGTGAAACATTTaagaatattagaattatttctgaaggatcatgtgacactaaaattggagtaatggctgatgaaaatgctgctttgccatcacaggaacatttaaaaaataaaataaaatataatacaataaagttattttaaagtataatatttcataatattactgttttactgtatttgttgaTTAGACTTGGCAAGCATGAtggtttaaaaaatcttaccgaccccaaactttgaatggtagtgtttaaTACGTAAAATGAAAGGAACAAGAATGTGATACTGTCcaatattaatgattattttaatggcTTCTGATTTGAGGCATTATAATATTGGAAATACATTAATATGGTATAAACATGTTATTATAGAACAAGCTTAAAATGCAAATCTCATTTGAATACAATTTGTAACAGTTCTCCGGCTTGAAAAACAGTTTGATGACCCCTTCAATAAGACATTTcagaatttcaaaatataaataaaataccctttgtattttgaacaaaaataattaaaaaccacatataaaaaaaaaaacacattttcatctcTGCTTCCCAAGCTTGATCACAACCTACTGTGCTGTGTTTCCATAGCGACACAGTGTATGGCGTGTATGGCTTTCAGTGACTTTCATCatttttaagcatatttatagAGCACAAAgctataatttaaaaaagaaaattagatcATTTATTATGCCTACAGCAAAAATGATGTTTGAGTTACACACCAACGTTTAAATGATTAGGGGGTTGTTCAAAAGGGAGACGAGCAGCAATAGAAGCAATGCTTACCTTAGTCACTCATAATAACTCTGTTTATTGAGCAGATTATTCTGAATGTGGATGTATTGTGAAGGTCAGCACGCACATAGCCTGTGCTGCCACATAGTggctaaaataataatttcaggaAAGGAATGCATTCATAAAGCTCTGGACCCttgttggtttttgttttgtttgttttttagtggGAAAAACTACAGATGTCTACAAGCGAGCGGCGGAAGATCTTCTGTTCTGTGACTTTTCACCTGGCTGCTGTGGTGTGTGTCATCTGGTCACTCTACGTTCTGATTGACCGCACCGCTGAAGAGATCCACCAAGGCAAGGACAATggtaaacacactcacacagaaaccTATATTTATGCATAGGTTTTAACATTTGCTAGAGGATCCACTGTTATTATGTCATAGTTAAGTACAGCTGGAATGTTGtattgaacaaaaataatttttggtcATCTAAATGAagcttaaacaaaataaaatataaatattcaatgaAAAGATTAAAATTTTGCCTTGGCATCTTACTGAAATAAATCTAAGCTGATGTAAACATCAgtttaaattactaaaactaaaacaaaaataaagttatgaaaaacaaaactaataaaagtgACAAAAGCACTTAACAAAATTACTAGAATGTAAACTacaattaatattaacatttaaaatataaaaattaaaaacttatttgaaatatgaataaaatactataatagataatataatacacaagcaataataaataatacttaaataacagtaaatatatatattaaaactatttatttgttAGTTGCATTCAAGTTAAGAATGTTAAGATGGTCAGCATCTAAAACCATTTTATTTGAATGAGACACTAATATAGTTTTGcttaatgttttgaattagttttatatgggttttatgttatttttgttaccatctattttatttaaagaaaaaaaatgttttagttaacCCTGATCTGAGCttaatttattgtttacattcaaATATTACTAGAATCATTTTCATACTTCCTTTCCATTGCACCAAAAATTTAATAGAACTTTATTTGCATAGAATCCAAGACGGTCCTTTTTTGGTAAATGCTGATCTAAAGAGCTGTTCAGTCATGAAATCAGTTGGTAGGCTGACTTGGTAGACTATTTTACCATGGGTGTCTAGTTTTtaaacagaatttatattttaggTGCAATTTGACTGCATGTATTTCGTTCTAGAACAAAACTTATAAAGTCTCATAAAACTGAAAACTGTACAGCTATTCAATGTGAAGCAGCAGCGATTTACAAAGAATGAATTCATCTAGACCAGCAAGTATCAATATATAGTCCAAGACAAATGGAACAAATAAGAcgcaccaaaaaaaataaaaaattaattactgcAGCTTTTAATGCAATGATGAAGTAGGCTACTGTAATTTTGGGACCGTATAGCCATGTGGTAAGTAATTCTACTTCAGAGTAGCTgtaagataatataatataatgctgtAATTCCATGCCATGCTGTCATTGCACACACAGCCTTGGTGCGTTTGTCCACTCTCAATGCCGTAGGGGTGCTGGATTGGCCGTTCTGGACCAAGCTCATCGTGGTGGCGGTTGGCTTTGCTGGAGGACTTATCTTCATGTACATTCAGTGCAAAGTCTACCTGCAGCTCTGGAGGAGGCTGAAGGCTTTCAACAGGATCATCTTTGTACAGAACTGCCCCGATACCATCCGCAACGGAGAGAACAGGCCGCCCCCAGTCACCCAGAGCAACGGCACGCACGGGACAGCGGAGGCTCCCAGTCCtcagacaaaaacaaacacaggagTGGAAATGGCCCCTGTTTGACTATGGATGCTTGCTACTCTGAATCTCAGTAGCTGAAAAGTTTAGGAAAGGGCTTCTGGTGTATTTGACCAAATTGATGTGatttacataaaacaaaacaaaataaaacttttaaatttttattagagGGTGGGTAAACTTATGTAAAAAGTTCATAT from the Carassius carassius chromosome 7, fCarCar2.1, whole genome shotgun sequence genome contains:
- the LOC132143557 gene encoding E3 ubiquitin-protein ligase MARCHF1-like, whose translation is MPVHQISVVPIAKETTNSSSRNRDKSKENEGEKAPRRSGSRSSNISKAGSSTPGAVLNSVSQTSVTPSSQDICSSSGRAKLEVDGSEQTTPVMPINPTSDSAPTAKRQVKRRIRRRRESTGNVGCATECVDQPRHLRLHKQTHTHSDSSSEDEQRCREARSWSRQKARRRRSGSRHMQARSRGERDTTKLMSVNSDEEQKENQPPLCKRPNTRAHKKMSKWEERGGQNQAANHRKGNELGNNRTANEEEEPITKTYEERGSGDQNMSVPSPCKCTIPINQNGATQQACTDDELEVCRICHCEGDEECPLITPCHCTGSLRFVHQGCLHQWIRSSDTRCCELCKYDFIMETHLKPLRKWEKLQMSTSERRKIFCSVTFHLAAVVCVIWSLYVLIDRTAEEIHQGKDNALVRLSTLNAVGVLDWPFWTKLIVVAVGFAGGLIFMYIQCKVYLQLWRRLKAFNRIIFVQNCPDTIRNGENRPPPVTQSNGTHGTAEAPSPQTKTNTGVEMAPV